The Actinopolyspora erythraea genome has a segment encoding these proteins:
- a CDS encoding tyrosine-type recombinase/integrase: MTETTYDVRVWKIQNRKNAKGKVTSYRVRWEVGGQDRSDSFKNKAQAESFRSDLVSAARKGEAFRVDTGLPVSMSRTVEEMSWFDFACAYVDMKWPEQSGNSRKGIAETLTTVTPALLATERGKPDDRTLRDALFGWAFNRDRRDTVEQPQRVRAALKWLASHTKPVSVLAEPAVLREVLGLIATRLDGKPSAASVVSRKRAVLHNALDYAVERGLLDCNRLPELKWSPPKNVQALDKRTVVNHQQALRLLEAVRSQGPSGPRLMAFFGVMYYAAARPGEAVNLHRQDVTLPSLVRNSQTGEWEEPPNGWGELLLSESAPETGARWSSTGRRRDRRQLKHRGKGDTRPVPCPPPLVRLLREHMWAFPPKPSGQLFYGLRGGELSQSTYGHAWERARKAALTPAEFASPLAKRPYDLRHAAVSTWLAAGVPPTQVAEWAGHSVNVLLQIYAKVLTGQEEASRRRIQEVLDE, from the coding sequence ATGACCGAGACCACCTACGACGTCCGCGTTTGGAAGATCCAGAATCGTAAGAACGCCAAGGGCAAAGTCACCAGTTACCGAGTTCGTTGGGAAGTTGGTGGACAGGATCGTTCCGACTCCTTCAAGAACAAGGCCCAAGCCGAAAGCTTCCGTTCCGATCTGGTCAGTGCCGCACGCAAGGGCGAGGCGTTTCGAGTCGATACCGGTCTGCCGGTGTCGATGAGCCGCACCGTCGAAGAGATGTCGTGGTTCGACTTCGCCTGTGCCTACGTGGATATGAAATGGCCGGAGCAGTCGGGCAACTCCCGGAAGGGCATCGCGGAGACGTTGACCACGGTCACCCCGGCTTTGCTGGCCACTGAGCGGGGTAAGCCCGACGACAGGACGCTGCGGGACGCGCTGTTCGGGTGGGCGTTCAACCGGGACCGCAGGGACACGGTCGAGCAGCCCCAGCGGGTGCGGGCGGCGTTGAAGTGGCTGGCGTCCCACACCAAACCGGTCAGCGTACTGGCCGAACCCGCGGTGCTGCGTGAGGTACTGGGACTGATCGCCACGCGGCTGGACGGAAAACCCTCGGCCGCCTCGGTGGTCAGCCGCAAGCGCGCCGTGCTGCACAACGCGCTCGACTACGCCGTCGAGCGCGGGCTGCTGGACTGCAACCGCTTGCCGGAGCTGAAGTGGTCGCCGCCGAAGAACGTGCAGGCTCTGGACAAGCGCACCGTGGTCAACCATCAGCAGGCCCTGCGGCTGCTGGAAGCTGTGCGCAGCCAGGGGCCGAGCGGGCCACGGCTCATGGCCTTCTTCGGAGTGATGTACTACGCCGCCGCCCGGCCCGGCGAGGCGGTCAATCTGCACCGGCAGGACGTGACCCTGCCGTCACTCGTGCGCAATTCGCAGACGGGGGAGTGGGAGGAGCCTCCGAACGGTTGGGGAGAACTTCTCCTGTCCGAGTCGGCCCCGGAGACCGGGGCGCGCTGGAGCAGCACCGGCAGGCGCCGGGATCGCCGCCAGCTCAAACACCGGGGCAAGGGAGACACTCGCCCGGTGCCGTGTCCGCCGCCGCTGGTGCGGTTGCTGCGCGAACATATGTGGGCCTTCCCGCCCAAGCCCAGCGGGCAGCTGTTCTACGGCCTACGCGGTGGAGAGCTCTCGCAAAGCACCTACGGTCACGCCTGGGAACGCGCCCGCAAGGCCGCACTCACTCCGGCCGAGTTCGCCTCGCCGCTGGCGAAACGTCCCTATGATCTTCGGCACGCCGCCGTGTCCACCTGGCTGGCCGCCGGAGTGCCACCCACCCAGGTGGCCGAGTGGGCCGGACACAGCGTCAACGTGCTCCTCCAGATCTACGCCAAGGTACTGACCGGGCAAGAAGAAGCCTCGCGACGGCGTATTCAAGAAGTGCTCGACGAGTAG
- a CDS encoding ANTAR domain-containing response regulator, protein MTTPAAEDPNAASASNAARHRVLVAEDEALIRLDLVEMLREEGYEVVGEAGDGEEAVRLAEELRPDLVILDVKMPKMDGIEAASSIAGERIAPVVILTAFSQRDLVERAKDAGAMAYLVKPFAKRDLVPAIELAVSRFTEVQALEAEAANLSERLESRKTIERAKGLLMSNHDMSEPESFRWLQRTAMDRRTTMKAVAQAVLDSMEQPE, encoded by the coding sequence GTGACCACGCCGGCTGCCGAGGACCCGAACGCGGCGAGTGCGTCGAACGCTGCTCGGCACCGCGTACTCGTGGCCGAGGACGAGGCGCTGATCAGGCTCGATCTGGTGGAAATGCTTCGTGAGGAGGGATATGAGGTCGTCGGTGAGGCCGGTGACGGTGAGGAGGCGGTTCGTCTCGCGGAGGAACTGCGCCCCGACCTGGTGATCCTGGATGTCAAGATGCCGAAGATGGACGGCATCGAGGCCGCGTCTTCCATCGCGGGCGAACGCATCGCCCCTGTGGTGATCCTCACCGCCTTCAGCCAGCGCGACCTCGTGGAGCGGGCCAAGGATGCCGGAGCCATGGCCTACCTGGTCAAACCCTTCGCCAAGCGGGACCTGGTTCCGGCCATCGAACTCGCGGTCTCCAGGTTCACCGAGGTGCAGGCGCTGGAGGCCGAGGCCGCAAACCTCTCCGAGCGTCTGGAGTCGCGGAAGACGATCGAGCGGGCCAAGGGCCTGTTGATGAGCAACCACGACATGTCCGAGCCCGAGTCGTTCCGCTGGCTGCAGCGAACCGCCATGGACCGGCGAACCACCATGAAGGCGGTGGCCCAGGCGGTGCTCGACAGCATGGAGCAACCGGAGTAG
- a CDS encoding PaaI family thioesterase, with product MTENTDTTALSGAEDLEAVSAVPAEEQLGHRMGITVTEYAPDRVVGTMPVAGNRQPYGLLHGGANAVLAEQLGSIAAALHAGADRVAVGLELSCTHHRAVTEGSVTGVATPLHRGRGTATFEIVITDENDKRTCSARLTCLLREKPPAS from the coding sequence GTGACCGAGAACACGGATACCACGGCGTTGAGCGGCGCGGAAGACCTGGAAGCGGTGTCGGCGGTACCGGCCGAGGAACAGCTCGGGCACCGAATGGGCATAACGGTGACCGAGTATGCCCCCGATCGTGTGGTCGGAACCATGCCGGTGGCAGGCAACCGCCAGCCGTACGGGCTGCTGCACGGGGGCGCCAACGCGGTACTGGCCGAACAGCTCGGCTCCATCGCCGCAGCGCTGCACGCGGGCGCGGACCGAGTCGCGGTGGGTCTGGAACTGTCGTGCACCCACCACCGTGCGGTCACCGAGGGGAGCGTCACCGGCGTGGCGACTCCGTTGCACCGGGGGCGCGGCACGGCCACGTTCGAGATCGTCATCACCGACGAGAACGACAAACGCACCTGTTCGGCCCGGCTGACCTGCTTGCTGCGGGAGAAACCGCCGGCGAGCTGA
- the polA gene encoding DNA polymerase I, with the protein MASEHRRLLLIDGHSMAYRAFYALPKENFQTGTGQHTNAVYGFTSMLINLLRDEQPTHLGVAFDVSRQTFRSETYPDYKANRGATPEEFRGQVSLIQEVLGALNIPVLSRENYEADDVVATLATQAVEAGFEVSICTGDRDVLQLVNQDVTVLYPSKGVSEMTRFTPEAVEEKYGLTPVQYPDFAALRGDPSDNLPKIDGVGEKTVTKWIQQFGSLDELVDRADEVRGKAGEKLRDNIAQVLLNRQLTQLVTDVSLDFAPEDLRMGQWDRDAVHRVFDDLEFRVLRDRLFATLSTAEPEVVEGFEVSGGIAEPGTLRSWLDRHARDGSRVGLACAGRWAQNSGDLEGVAVVSASGAGIYVDTTALTADDDSAFAEWLADSDVPKAAHDVKAALHALRERGWSLAGLTSDTALAAYLVRPGQRSFDLPDLVVRYLQRDLNAEPDSGGGQLSLLEDEQQVRENAAAAELTRAKAVLELADALDQQLRAIENHGLLTDLELPLLLVLADLETAGIAVDRDRLSELGSRFSARVKQAAEDAYAVIGREINLGSPKQLQTVLFDELGMPKTKRTKTGYTTDAEALQGLYEKTEHPFLRHLLEHRDATKLKTTVEGLDKAVTSDGRIHTTLNQMIASTGRLSSTEPNLQNIPVRTEEGRRIREVFVVGQGYETLLTADYSQIEMRIMAHLSGDEGLIEAFRTGEDLHNYVAAQAFGVPIGEVDHELRRRVKAMSYGLAYGLSAYGLAQQLQISNEESKQQMEAYFARFGRVRDYLHEIVERARKDGYTSTILGRRRYLPDLTSDNRQRREMAERMALNAPIQGSAADIIKVAMLGVHRALAEEGLASRMLLQVHDELIIEVAEGETEAVGRLVREQMSSAAELDVPLEVSVGTGVSWDAAAH; encoded by the coding sequence ATGGCATCCGAGCACCGACGCCTGCTGCTGATCGACGGCCACTCCATGGCCTACCGAGCGTTCTACGCACTGCCCAAGGAGAACTTCCAGACGGGTACCGGACAGCACACCAACGCGGTCTACGGCTTCACCTCGATGCTGATCAACCTGCTACGGGACGAGCAGCCCACGCACCTCGGGGTGGCCTTCGACGTGTCGCGGCAGACCTTCCGATCCGAGACCTATCCCGACTACAAGGCCAACCGGGGTGCCACCCCCGAGGAGTTCCGCGGTCAGGTGAGCCTGATCCAGGAAGTGCTCGGTGCCCTCAACATACCGGTGTTGAGCAGGGAGAACTACGAGGCCGACGACGTTGTCGCGACCCTGGCGACCCAGGCCGTCGAGGCCGGTTTCGAGGTCAGCATCTGTACCGGCGACCGGGACGTGCTGCAACTGGTGAACCAGGACGTGACCGTGCTCTACCCCAGCAAGGGAGTCTCCGAGATGACCCGCTTCACCCCTGAGGCGGTCGAGGAGAAGTACGGACTCACGCCGGTGCAGTACCCGGACTTCGCCGCGCTGCGCGGTGATCCTTCCGACAACCTCCCCAAGATCGACGGTGTGGGGGAGAAGACGGTCACCAAGTGGATACAGCAGTTCGGCTCCCTGGACGAGCTCGTCGACAGGGCCGACGAGGTGAGGGGCAAGGCCGGGGAGAAGCTGCGCGACAACATCGCCCAGGTGCTGCTCAACCGGCAACTGACCCAGCTGGTCACCGATGTCTCGCTCGACTTCGCGCCCGAGGATCTGCGGATGGGCCAGTGGGACAGGGACGCGGTGCATCGGGTGTTCGACGATCTGGAGTTCCGGGTACTGCGGGACCGGCTGTTCGCCACGCTGTCCACAGCGGAACCCGAGGTCGTCGAGGGGTTCGAGGTGTCGGGGGGAATCGCGGAACCGGGTACGCTGCGCTCCTGGTTGGACCGCCACGCGCGCGACGGTTCGCGCGTGGGCCTGGCCTGTGCCGGGCGCTGGGCCCAGAACAGCGGTGATCTGGAGGGCGTGGCCGTGGTCAGTGCCTCCGGTGCCGGGATCTACGTGGACACCACGGCGCTGACCGCGGACGACGACAGCGCGTTCGCGGAGTGGCTGGCCGACTCCGACGTTCCCAAGGCGGCCCACGACGTCAAGGCGGCACTGCACGCGCTCCGCGAGCGTGGTTGGTCGCTCGCCGGGCTCACCAGCGACACGGCGCTGGCCGCCTACCTGGTCCGTCCGGGCCAGCGTTCCTTCGACCTGCCCGACCTGGTGGTGCGTTACCTGCAGCGCGACCTGAACGCGGAGCCGGACAGCGGCGGCGGCCAGCTCTCGCTGCTCGAGGACGAGCAGCAGGTCAGGGAGAACGCCGCAGCGGCCGAACTGACCCGCGCCAAGGCGGTCCTCGAACTCGCCGACGCGCTGGACCAGCAGCTGCGTGCCATCGAGAACCACGGGTTGCTCACTGACCTGGAACTGCCGCTGTTGCTGGTGCTGGCCGATCTGGAGACGGCGGGGATCGCGGTCGACCGGGATCGGCTGAGCGAACTCGGCTCCCGGTTCTCCGCACGGGTCAAGCAGGCCGCCGAGGACGCCTACGCCGTGATCGGCAGGGAGATAAACCTCGGTTCGCCGAAACAGCTGCAGACGGTGCTGTTCGACGAGCTGGGCATGCCCAAGACCAAGCGCACCAAGACGGGCTACACCACCGACGCCGAGGCGTTGCAGGGCCTCTACGAGAAGACGGAGCACCCGTTCCTGCGGCACCTGTTGGAGCACCGCGACGCCACCAAGCTCAAGACCACGGTCGAAGGGCTGGACAAGGCGGTCACCTCCGACGGCAGGATCCACACCACGTTGAACCAGATGATCGCCTCGACCGGGCGGCTCTCGTCGACCGAGCCCAACCTGCAGAACATCCCGGTCCGCACCGAGGAGGGGCGCCGGATCCGCGAGGTGTTCGTGGTGGGGCAGGGCTACGAGACGCTGCTGACGGCGGACTACAGCCAGATCGAGATGCGGATCATGGCGCACCTCTCCGGCGACGAGGGGCTCATCGAGGCCTTCCGCACCGGTGAGGACCTGCACAACTACGTCGCGGCGCAGGCCTTCGGGGTGCCCATCGGTGAAGTCGACCACGAGCTGCGGCGGCGGGTGAAGGCGATGTCCTACGGCTTGGCCTACGGGCTGTCCGCCTACGGGCTGGCCCAGCAGCTGCAGATCTCCAACGAGGAGTCCAAGCAGCAGATGGAGGCCTACTTCGCCCGGTTCGGGCGGGTGCGCGACTACCTGCACGAGATCGTCGAACGCGCGCGCAAGGACGGTTACACCTCCACGATCCTGGGGCGACGTCGGTATCTTCCCGACTTGACCAGCGACAACCGGCAGCGTCGCGAGATGGCCGAGCGCATGGCGCTCAACGCTCCGATCCAGGGCAGCGCGGCCGACATCATCAAGGTGGCCATGCTCGGTGTGCACCGCGCGCTGGCAGAGGAGGGGTTGGCCTCCCGCATGTTGTTGCAGGTGCACGACGAACTGATCATCGAGGTGGCCGAGGGCGAGACGGAGGCCGTGGGCCGCCTGGTGCGCGAGCAGATGAGCTCGGCGGCCGAGCTCGACGTCCCGCTGGAGGTCTCGGTCGGTACCGGGGTTTCCTGGGACGCGGCGGCGCACTGA
- a CDS encoding VOC family protein: MISVDRLDHLVLTVADVERALDFYENILGMEPVTFQEERRAVRFGQQTIKLHAASELVEPTATHPVPGSANLCLVTGDALGDVQEHLRANDVRIEAGPVVRTGTNGPITSLYLRDPDGNLIEVARYDEPEVGPEQ, from the coding sequence ATGATCAGCGTCGACAGACTGGACCACCTGGTGCTTACCGTGGCCGATGTCGAGCGTGCGTTGGACTTCTACGAGAACATTCTCGGTATGGAGCCCGTGACGTTCCAGGAGGAACGGCGCGCGGTGCGTTTCGGACAGCAGACCATCAAACTGCACGCCGCCAGCGAGCTGGTGGAACCCACCGCCACACACCCGGTCCCCGGGTCGGCGAATCTGTGCCTGGTCACCGGCGACGCGCTCGGGGACGTCCAGGAGCATCTCCGCGCCAACGACGTGCGGATCGAGGCGGGACCCGTGGTCCGCACCGGAACCAACGGGCCCATCACCTCGCTGTACCTGCGTGACCCCGATGGGAACCTGATCGAGGTCGCCCGTTACGACGAGCCCGAGGTGGGCCCCGAGCAGTGA
- a CDS encoding YhgE/Pip domain-containing protein yields the protein MTTFRLARTELRRLTSGKLPKLALVAVTLVPLLYGAMYIYANLEPYDRLSSVPAAVVVDDEGADREDGGRLTAGEKVYDRLVDSGDFDWHRVSERRATTGVSDGDYAFALVIPEGFSSALLSPSDFDPERARLRLVTNDANNYLAGTIADQVATRVKQSVAADASSDAARELLLGLSTVHDRTAQAADGAGDLANGAGDLDSGLDNAARGAEQLSSGTHELLTSQRKLADGTAKLAEGSGRVAEGNERLHEGLGELREKTADLPAKSEQLADGAERVAEGNAELAATAERLGGFSQHVVDQLDDANQKIAAKLRALGLDEQEIERITSTLDELNQPVDDTNKRVQHEVKRVTQLSDGAERVAEGARQLADQTPELTNGIDKLNTASGRVSEGAAQLDEGLEKLATNQRRAVSGTERLTTGADDLANGTSRLSNGSEELADGSTELAGKLDNGVDEIPNPDDSAREATAETIGDPVAVRDQAQTSAGSYGAGLAPYFMGLALWIGGFVLFLLMRPLSNRALAGGVAPWRIAIGGWLPAAVVGTVQAVLLYVVVTFGVEIWPAKPVATLAFLVLTSLAFTAVVHSLNAAFGPRGKFLALVFLVLQLVSAGGTFPWQTTPEALHPLHHVLPLSYVVDGLRQLLYGGQLDNAAHAALVLGSYLLGGLLLSTAAAARQRVWTAKRLRPELSL from the coding sequence ATGACCACGTTCCGCCTGGCACGAACCGAACTACGTCGGTTGACCTCAGGAAAGTTACCCAAACTGGCGCTGGTGGCGGTCACGCTCGTGCCCCTGCTGTACGGCGCGATGTATATCTACGCCAACCTCGAGCCCTATGACCGCCTCTCCTCCGTTCCCGCTGCTGTCGTCGTCGACGACGAGGGGGCCGACAGGGAGGACGGCGGCAGGCTCACCGCGGGCGAGAAGGTCTACGACCGCCTCGTCGACTCCGGCGACTTCGACTGGCACCGGGTGAGCGAGCGACGGGCCACCACCGGAGTCTCGGACGGGGACTACGCGTTCGCGCTGGTGATCCCCGAGGGGTTCTCAAGTGCGCTGCTCTCGCCCAGCGACTTCGATCCGGAGCGGGCGCGACTGCGGCTGGTGACCAACGACGCGAACAACTACCTGGCCGGCACCATCGCCGACCAGGTGGCCACCAGGGTGAAGCAGTCCGTGGCCGCGGATGCCAGCAGTGACGCGGCTCGCGAACTGTTGCTGGGGCTGAGCACGGTGCACGACCGCACGGCCCAGGCCGCCGACGGCGCGGGAGACCTCGCGAACGGGGCCGGGGATCTCGACTCCGGGCTGGACAACGCCGCGCGGGGGGCCGAACAGCTGTCGTCGGGCACTCACGAGCTACTCACCTCGCAGCGGAAACTCGCCGACGGCACCGCGAAGCTGGCCGAGGGGTCGGGCCGGGTCGCCGAGGGCAACGAGCGACTCCACGAGGGCTTGGGCGAACTGCGCGAGAAGACGGCCGACCTGCCCGCCAAGAGCGAGCAGCTGGCCGACGGCGCCGAACGGGTCGCCGAGGGCAACGCCGAGCTGGCCGCCACGGCCGAACGCCTCGGCGGGTTCTCGCAGCACGTCGTGGACCAGCTCGACGACGCCAACCAGAAGATCGCGGCCAAGCTGCGCGCGCTCGGCCTCGACGAGCAGGAGATCGAACGGATCACCAGCACGCTGGACGAGCTGAACCAGCCGGTCGACGACACCAACAAGCGAGTGCAACACGAGGTCAAGCGCGTGACCCAGCTCTCCGACGGCGCCGAACGCGTGGCGGAGGGGGCCCGTCAGCTCGCCGACCAGACACCGGAGCTGACCAACGGGATCGACAAGCTCAACACCGCCTCGGGACGCGTCTCGGAGGGAGCCGCCCAACTCGACGAGGGGCTGGAGAAGCTGGCCACGAACCAGCGACGGGCCGTCTCCGGAACCGAGCGGCTGACCACCGGTGCCGACGACCTAGCCAACGGAACGAGCCGGCTCTCCAACGGTTCGGAGGAGCTGGCCGACGGCTCGACCGAACTGGCGGGCAAGCTGGACAACGGGGTCGACGAGATCCCGAACCCGGACGACTCGGCCCGCGAGGCCACCGCCGAAACCATCGGTGACCCGGTCGCGGTGCGCGATCAGGCGCAGACCAGTGCGGGCAGTTACGGGGCCGGGCTGGCTCCGTACTTCATGGGGCTGGCGCTGTGGATAGGCGGGTTCGTGCTGTTCCTGCTGATGCGGCCACTGTCCAACCGCGCGCTGGCGGGCGGAGTGGCCCCGTGGCGCATCGCGATCGGTGGGTGGCTGCCCGCCGCCGTGGTGGGAACCGTGCAGGCGGTGCTGCTGTACGTCGTCGTGACCTTCGGGGTGGAGATCTGGCCCGCCAAACCGGTGGCGACACTGGCCTTCCTGGTGCTGACCTCGCTGGCGTTCACGGCCGTGGTGCACTCGCTCAACGCCGCCTTCGGGCCGCGCGGCAAGTTCCTGGCGCTGGTGTTCCTGGTGCTGCAGCTGGTCAGCGCGGGGGGAACGTTCCCGTGGCAGACGACACCGGAGGCACTGCACCCGCTGCACCACGTGCTGCCACTGAGCTACGTGGTGGACGGGCTGCGGCAGCTGCTCTACGGGGGCCAGCTCGACAACGCGGCACACGCGGCGCTGGTGCTGGGCAGCTACCTGCTGGGCGGGCTGCTGCTGAGCACGGCCGCGGCGGCGCGGCAACGAGTGTGGACGGCCAAACGGCTCCGCCCGGAGCTGTCCCTCTGA
- a CDS encoding GNAT family N-acetyltransferase encodes MTSAQQLLEIQQARFRRMDPALPEAYPLPRGGEPVMARLRDGEPVAGLTAHTSQPPASLASLWSTRETYELFPLLGEAPREGMDVLLHAFRRQVERLRAPEADSSCLVTWPSRDVGASRALLDHGFVPLSCLAIRTPAATIDTELSGTVKMRRAEPADVDSVVELAMIELEYASLVGASVPRSGAADLKRHAVRVRLRTKSGPRGIRRGDGAPQGDPVWLAERNGKPVGLAECGWVDADNHHSGHRLGNGLWGYVNCLSVREEERGTGIGRELMSRVHEDFATAGAVGSYLYYNPANPLSPVFWHRQGYRPLWTLWEIRPATALR; translated from the coding sequence TTGACCAGCGCTCAGCAACTACTGGAAATCCAGCAGGCACGGTTCCGCCGGATGGACCCGGCGCTGCCGGAGGCCTATCCGCTGCCGCGCGGCGGCGAACCGGTGATGGCCCGGCTCCGGGACGGCGAGCCGGTCGCCGGGCTGACGGCCCACACCAGTCAGCCACCGGCGTCCCTTGCGAGCCTGTGGTCGACCAGGGAGACCTACGAACTCTTCCCATTACTGGGCGAGGCCCCGCGGGAAGGCATGGACGTCCTGCTCCACGCCTTCCGACGGCAGGTCGAACGACTGCGAGCCCCGGAGGCGGATTCCTCGTGCCTGGTCACCTGGCCCAGCAGGGACGTCGGGGCGAGCCGCGCGCTGCTGGATCACGGTTTCGTCCCGCTCTCGTGCCTGGCGATACGTACACCCGCTGCGACGATAGATACGGAACTGTCTGGTACCGTAAAAATGCGCCGGGCGGAACCCGCCGACGTGGACAGTGTCGTGGAGTTGGCGATGATCGAGCTCGAGTACGCCAGTCTCGTCGGCGCCTCCGTCCCGCGCTCCGGGGCGGCCGACCTCAAACGCCACGCCGTCAGGGTCCGGCTGCGGACGAAGAGCGGGCCGCGCGGCATCCGCCGCGGGGACGGCGCACCACAGGGTGACCCGGTCTGGTTGGCCGAGCGGAACGGAAAGCCGGTCGGACTGGCCGAATGCGGCTGGGTCGACGCCGACAACCACCACAGTGGACACCGGCTCGGCAACGGGCTCTGGGGTTACGTCAACTGCCTCTCGGTGCGCGAGGAGGAGCGGGGCACCGGCATCGGACGAGAGCTGATGTCGCGGGTCCACGAGGACTTCGCCACCGCGGGCGCGGTGGGCAGCTACCTCTACTACAACCCGGCGAACCCGCTGTCCCCGGTGTTCTGGCACCGCCAGGGCTACCGCCCGCTGTGGACGCTCTGGGAGATCCGACCGGCAACCGCGCTTCGCTGA
- a CDS encoding class I SAM-dependent methyltransferase gives MTNPAFGPTDEAAESQHSNAERILGTIGVASRAAGGTESRSASRLWWDADADDYQAEHGPFLGDTEFVWCPERLLEREANLLGDVKGARVLEIGCGAASCSRWLAGRGAHPVGLDISGGMLGHARAGNERSGIHVPLVQGSADMLPFAADSFDVACSAFGGVPFVADSGAVMREVARSLRPGGLWVFAVTHPIRWVFPDDPGPRGLTAVGSYFDRSPYVEINGTGRATYVEHHRTLGDYVTQINEAGFRLCDLVEPEWPDDLTETWGQWSPLRGRTLPGTAIFRCRLAE, from the coding sequence GTGACGAATCCCGCATTCGGACCGACGGACGAAGCGGCGGAGTCGCAGCACAGCAACGCCGAACGAATTCTCGGGACGATCGGGGTGGCCAGCCGTGCGGCGGGCGGGACCGAGTCCCGCTCGGCCAGCAGGCTCTGGTGGGACGCCGACGCGGACGACTACCAGGCCGAGCACGGTCCGTTCCTGGGGGACACCGAATTCGTGTGGTGCCCGGAGCGGCTCCTGGAGCGGGAGGCCAACCTGCTCGGCGACGTCAAGGGGGCACGCGTGCTGGAGATCGGCTGCGGAGCCGCCTCCTGCTCCCGGTGGCTGGCCGGGCGGGGAGCCCACCCGGTGGGGCTGGACATCTCCGGCGGGATGCTGGGGCACGCCCGCGCCGGCAACGAGCGCAGCGGGATCCACGTGCCGCTGGTGCAGGGCAGTGCCGACATGCTGCCGTTCGCCGCCGACTCGTTCGACGTCGCCTGCTCCGCGTTCGGCGGCGTACCGTTCGTAGCCGACTCCGGGGCGGTCATGCGTGAGGTCGCGCGCTCATTGCGCCCGGGAGGACTGTGGGTGTTCGCGGTCACGCACCCGATCCGCTGGGTCTTCCCGGACGACCCCGGCCCCAGGGGACTCACCGCCGTGGGCTCGTACTTCGACCGCAGCCCGTACGTGGAGATCAACGGCACGGGCAGGGCGACCTACGTCGAGCACCACCGCACGCTCGGCGACTACGTCACCCAGATCAACGAGGCCGGGTTCCGGCTCTGCGACCTCGTCGAACCCGAGTGGCCGGACGACCTAACCGAGACGTGGGGGCAGTGGAGCCCGCTGCGCGGCAGGACCCTGCCCGGCACCGCTATCTTCCGGTGCAGGCTCGCGGAGTAG